DNA sequence from the Rubrobacter naiadicus genome:
GGCGCACGTGGAGCTTGCAAAGGACCCCGAGCTCTCCTCGGAGGTGGAGAGGAAGGTGAAGGAGGAGCTGAAAAGCCCCGAGGTCGCCCTGCTCGAGAGTGCAGAGGAGTTCGCCACGCTCTTCGAGGGAATGGAGGACGAGTACCTGAGAGCCCGGGCCGATGACGTGAGGGACGTCTCCCGCCAGATAGCCTCCGAGATCATGGGCGTCTCCTCTTCTTCGCTCTTCTCGCGGATGGAGGGGCCCTCCGTCGTCGTGGCGCAGAACCTCGCCCCTTCGGAGACGGCGACGCTCCCGAAGGAGAAGGTTCTCGCCATTGTGACGGCCGAGGGGTCGAAGACCTCCCACGTCGCGATCATGGCCCGCTCGATGGGCATCCCGGCCGTCGTGGGGCTCGGAAGCGAGGCCATCGAAGGGCTCTCTTCGGCCTCCGTCGTGGCGGTGGATGGTGGTGAGGGCTACGTGGTGGCAGACCCGGACCCCGAGGAGCTCGCCCTCTTCGAAGAGAAGGAGCGCGCGGCGAGCGCCGAGAGGGAATCACTCGAGGCCTTCCGACACGTCCTGGCCAGGACCAGAAGCGGCAGGCGCATAGAGGTCTCTGCCAACCTCGGCTCGCCCGAAGAAGCTGAAGGAGCCCTGCAGTGGGGGGCCGAAGGGGTGGGGCTCTTCCGGACGGAGTTCCTCTTCATGCAGAGGGAGAGCCTGCCGGAGGAAGAGGAGCAGTACGAAGCCTACGCTGCGGTGGCCCGAGCCTTCTCGGGTAGACCCGTCATCGTGCGCACCCTCGACGTGGGAGGAGACAAAGACCTGCCCGGCATAGAGCAACCCGAAGAGGATAACCCCTTTCTGGGCTGGCGGGGGATAAGGATGTCCCTCGACGAGCCGGAGCTCTTCAAGGTTCAGATCAGAGCGCTGCTCAGGGCCGCCACAGAAGGCAACCTCAAGGTCATGTTCCCCATGGTCACGGGGGTGGAGGAGGTGAAGAGGGCCCGGCGGCTCATAAAAGAGTGCGAGGGAGAGCTCGAAGCGGAAGGGAAGCCGAAAGGGGAGCTCGAAGTCGGGGTGATGATAGAGACCCCCGCTGCGGCGTTGTGCGCGGAAGAGCTTGCAGAGGAGGTCTCCTTCTTCTCCGTAGGCACCAACGATCTCGTGCAGTACACCCTGGCCGTGGACAGGGGAAACGAGAAGCTCAAGAAGCTCTACCGGGCCGATCACCCGGCCGTCTTGAAGCTGATCGAGACGACCTGCCGGGCGGCGGAGGAAGGGGGGATCTGGGTCGGGGTGTGCGGGGAGGCGGCATCCGATCCCGATCTCATCCCCACGCTGGTGGGGCTCGGGGTGAGCGAGCTCTCGATGAGCCCCCCCTCCATCCCGCGGGCGAAGAAGGTGATCTCGGAGCTGCCGTAGGCCTCTTCAGCCGAGCAGGCTCTCCCCCGGCAGCCCCTTTCCGTCCGCGCCGAGCCAGGCGGCGACGGTCGCCCCGACGTCCGAGAAACCCCGGCGCACGCCGAGCGGGCGTGCCTTCCCGCTGGCGGCCGCCAGGAGCAGCGGAACCCGCTCGCGGGTGTGGTCGGTGCCGCGGAAGGTCGGGTCGTTGCCGTGGTCGGCGGTGATGATGAGGAGGTCCTCTTCGCCGAGGGTTGCCAGGATCTCCGGGAGGCGCCGGTCGAAGCGCTCCAGGTTCTCCGCCATCCCCTCCGGGTCGCGCCGGTGGCCGTACTTCGCGTCGAAGTCGACCAGGTTCGCGAAGACGAAGCCCTCCTCGAGATCGCCGAGCGCCTCGAGCACCGCGTCCACCTTCGCCATGTCGTCCGGTTTACCGGGGAGGTGGCGGGTTATCCCCCGGCCGTCGAAGATGTCGTAGACCTTGCCAACGGAGACGACCTCCCGCCCGGAGGCCTCCACCCTGTCCAGATAGGTCTCCCCGA
Encoded proteins:
- the ptsP gene encoding phosphoenolpyruvate--protein phosphotransferase, translated to MAGVKNARLEGVAASEGVAVGPLFRYRPQRLEPERTSIREEDVGREVERFHAAVERVARRISQTREELERRGASEEAGILEAHVELAKDPELSSEVERKVKEELKSPEVALLESAEEFATLFEGMEDEYLRARADDVRDVSRQIASEIMGVSSSSLFSRMEGPSVVVAQNLAPSETATLPKEKVLAIVTAEGSKTSHVAIMARSMGIPAVVGLGSEAIEGLSSASVVAVDGGEGYVVADPDPEELALFEEKERAASAERESLEAFRHVLARTRSGRRIEVSANLGSPEEAEGALQWGAEGVGLFRTEFLFMQRESLPEEEEQYEAYAAVARAFSGRPVIVRTLDVGGDKDLPGIEQPEEDNPFLGWRGIRMSLDEPELFKVQIRALLRAATEGNLKVMFPMVTGVEEVKRARRLIKECEGELEAEGKPKGELEVGVMIETPAAALCAEELAEEVSFFSVGTNDLVQYTLAVDRGNEKLKKLYRADHPAVLKLIETTCRAAEEGGIWVGVCGEAASDPDLIPTLVGLGVSELSMSPPSIPRAKKVISELP